A section of the Hippea sp. KM1 genome encodes:
- a CDS encoding chemotaxis protein CheX — MAAKLSVEWINPFIEATEEILETVAMISPKRGQLALKKDSTVEYDVSGIIGITGEAIGSIALSFPKKTAIKVVSNFTGEEVLGIDNDTADAIGELTNMIAGRAKKIFSDKGVKLKISVPNVVIGKNHTIASPKGTPTIVIPFTSDEGEFAIQVSLVPNPSEE, encoded by the coding sequence ATGGCGGCTAAGTTAAGTGTTGAATGGATAAATCCCTTTATCGAGGCAACCGAGGAGATATTGGAAACGGTGGCCATGATTTCACCAAAGAGGGGTCAATTAGCCTTAAAGAAGGACAGCACCGTGGAATACGATGTCAGTGGTATAATAGGTATCACGGGTGAGGCCATAGGCTCCATAGCGCTTTCTTTCCCAAAGAAGACAGCTATAAAGGTTGTCAGTAATTTTACAGGTGAAGAGGTGCTTGGTATAGATAATGATACAGCGGATGCTATTGGTGAGTTAACGAACATGATAGCCGGCAGAGCCAAAAAGATCTTCTCTGACAAGGGCGTAAAGTTGAAAATATCCGTCCCAAATGTGGTTATAGGAAAAAACCACACCATTGCATCGCCCAAAGGGACGCCGACGATTGTTATACCGTTCACATCGGATGAGGGTGAGTTTGCCATACAGGTGTCGTTAGTTCCAAATCCATCGGAGGAGTAA
- a CDS encoding response regulator, which translates to MKIITIDDSSTMRRIIKNTLKRIGYGDEILEAENGKEALDILANNDVDLIITDWNMPVMDGLTFVKKIRSDHKYDDVPIIMVTTEAAKEDIITALKAGVNNYIVKPFTPQVLKEKIEAVLGLKD; encoded by the coding sequence ATGAAGATTATAACCATTGACGATTCTTCAACTATGAGAAGGATTATCAAGAATACATTAAAGAGAATTGGATACGGCGATGAGATATTGGAGGCCGAAAACGGCAAGGAAGCGCTGGATATCCTTGCCAACAACGATGTCGATTTGATTATAACAGACTGGAATATGCCTGTTATGGACGGGTTGACATTTGTAAAGAAGATCAGGTCAGACCACAAATACGACGATGTGCCTATTATTATGGTCACAACGGAGGCTGCAAAGGAGGACATTATCACGGCTCTTAAGGCCGGTGTGAACAACTATATTGTTAAGCCGTTCACGCCTCAGGTGTTGAAGGAGAAAATAGAGGCCGTTTTGGGTTTGAAGGATTGA
- a CDS encoding ABC transporter ATP-binding protein: protein MIELSGVCKYYRKGSYFKRETVEVLRDVSITIERGKHTGIIGESGAGKSTLCRILSLLELPDKGRVSVDGVEVNRKNIKKIRGVVGMVFQDPITSLDSKMKIISSLKEANGNVEQIKETCLRVGLSPSILYRYPHQLSGGQQQRVAIARAILSKAKYILFDEFSSALDVSTQARIVNLLCDINKDREYSFVFVSHDVKLVGFLSDEIYVIYKGEIVEKLKSLSDALHPYTRLLIEGTVEDGVDLAGDSGCAFYSVCPSRMDRCRHDRPELVDIDGDRQVRCFLYD, encoded by the coding sequence TTGATAGAGCTCAGTGGTGTATGTAAGTATTACAGGAAGGGCTCATACTTTAAGAGGGAGACCGTTGAGGTCTTAAGGGATGTAAGTATAACAATAGAAAGGGGTAAACACACCGGCATAATTGGCGAATCCGGTGCAGGTAAATCGACACTGTGCAGAATCTTAAGCCTGCTTGAGTTGCCCGATAAGGGCAGGGTTTCTGTCGATGGCGTTGAGGTTAACAGAAAGAACATAAAGAAGATAAGGGGTGTGGTGGGGATGGTTTTTCAAGACCCCATCACATCCTTAGACTCCAAAATGAAGATCATCTCCTCCCTTAAAGAGGCAAATGGTAATGTTGAGCAGATCAAAGAGACCTGCCTTAGGGTTGGCTTGAGTCCATCCATTCTTTACAGATACCCCCATCAATTAAGCGGGGGCCAGCAGCAACGGGTTGCAATAGCAAGGGCTATACTCTCAAAGGCCAAATATATCTTATTTGATGAGTTTAGCAGCGCTCTGGATGTATCAACGCAGGCAAGGATAGTTAACCTGCTGTGCGATATAAACAAAGACAGGGAGTATTCCTTTGTCTTTGTGTCCCACGATGTAAAATTGGTGGGATTTCTATCCGATGAGATCTATGTTATATACAAGGGCGAGATCGTTGAAAAGCTTAAGAGCCTCAGTGATGCTCTGCATCCGTATACCCGTCTTTTAATAGAAGGAACGGTTGAGGATGGTGTTGATTTGGCCGGCGATAGCGGTTGTGCGTTCTATTCTGTGTGTCCAAGCAGGATGGATAGATGCAGACACGATAGGCCTGAACTTGTTGATATAGATGGTGATAGACAGGTGAGGTGCTTTTTGTATGATTGA
- the rlmN gene encoding 23S rRNA (adenine(2503)-C(2))-methyltransferase RlmN, with protein MIDVLSLEYHELRDILLGLGYERYRAEQIFSFLYKQKVSSFDDITVLKKDVRKALAEQFFIYRIEKQSVSSSDDGTRKYLFKLNDGVFIESVLIPMNRGRFTICVSTQAGCRMGCKFCATGRMGFKRNLTTSEIVSQVVYILKDNNLKTANVVYMGMGEPLDNYNNTVKSIRILSDERGLSISKRRITLSTAGITPAIRKLKKDLPNINMALSLHSVISDKRSMIMPINETYPVDEVLDELKDFPMPKRKRITFEYVMIKGINDTKEDLKSLVRVMSKFRCKLNIIPLNKHDLLGTKFDPTPLDEIEAFADYLRNKGMFVTIRKSKGSSINAACGMLATRAS; from the coding sequence ATGATTGATGTGCTTTCGTTAGAATACCATGAGTTGAGGGATATACTGCTGGGTTTGGGGTATGAAAGATACAGGGCTGAGCAGATCTTTTCGTTTCTTTATAAGCAGAAGGTAAGCTCCTTTGATGATATAACCGTTTTGAAGAAGGATGTAAGGAAGGCCTTGGCCGAGCAGTTCTTTATCTACAGGATAGAGAAACAGAGTGTCTCTTCATCTGATGACGGCACCAGGAAATACCTGTTCAAACTTAATGACGGCGTCTTTATCGAAAGCGTATTGATACCGATGAATAGGGGGCGTTTTACCATCTGCGTCTCAACCCAGGCGGGCTGCAGGATGGGTTGTAAGTTCTGCGCAACGGGAAGGATGGGATTTAAGAGAAACCTAACGACATCGGAGATCGTATCCCAGGTTGTTTATATTTTGAAGGACAACAATCTAAAAACGGCCAATGTGGTATATATGGGCATGGGTGAGCCGCTGGATAATTACAACAACACGGTAAAATCGATAAGGATCCTCTCAGACGAGAGGGGGCTTTCCATATCAAAAAGGAGGATCACGCTTTCGACAGCAGGTATAACGCCGGCCATAAGGAAGCTAAAGAAGGATCTGCCCAATATCAATATGGCTTTATCGCTCCACAGTGTAATATCCGACAAAAGAAGTATGATTATGCCTATAAATGAGACCTATCCAGTGGATGAGGTTTTAGATGAGCTTAAGGATTTCCCTATGCCTAAAAGAAAAAGAATAACATTTGAGTATGTCATGATAAAAGGCATAAACGACACAAAAGAGGATCTGAAGTCCCTTGTGAGGGTTATGTCTAAATTCAGATGCAAGCTCAATATAATACCGCTGAACAAACACGATCTGCTTGGAACGAAATTCGATCCGACACCCTTGGATGAAATAGAGGCATTTGCGGACTATCTTAGAAATAAGGGCATGTTCGTTACCATTAGGAAATCCAAAGGCTCAAGTATAAATGCGGCCTGCGGCATGCTTGCAACCAGGGCTTCATAG
- the ruvC gene encoding crossover junction endodeoxyribonuclease RuvC, with protein MLILGVDPGSSITACGFIDPSTKKIEFDFIKFKQKTPQEERIFGVFEFISQIIRAFKPHEIAVESPFYSVNIKSAMVLSQIKAAVIIAAKQEGKNIFQYTPRQIKQAICGYGAADKNQVRFVLEKTLNIDLGDMPLDVSDALAVALTHIYTKGL; from the coding sequence ATGCTTATATTAGGGGTGGATCCGGGTAGCTCTATTACCGCATGCGGTTTTATCGACCCCTCCACCAAAAAAATAGAATTTGACTTTATAAAGTTCAAACAAAAAACCCCTCAAGAGGAGAGGATCTTTGGTGTATTTGAATTCATAAGCCAAATAATAAGGGCATTTAAACCACATGAGATAGCGGTTGAAAGCCCGTTCTATTCGGTAAACATAAAATCTGCAATGGTGCTTAGTCAGATAAAGGCAGCTGTAATCATAGCGGCAAAGCAAGAGGGTAAAAACATCTTTCAATACACACCCAGACAGATAAAACAGGCTATCTGCGGTTATGGCGCAGCGGATAAGAATCAGGTTAGATTCGTCTTAGAAAAGACATTGAATATAGACTTAGGCGACATGCCGCTGGATGTGTCCGATGCCTTAGCCGTCGCATTGACCCACATATACACCAAAGGCCTATGA
- a CDS encoding LysM peptidoglycan-binding domain-containing protein has translation MYVLRILLALILLAQPVLADQIYIVKSGDSLIKIAHKFGIKPSLIKQANPNINWLKIKPNDKIIIPTQGKRIYYTVQKGDSLIKIAKKLGYSYKEIKRANPNVDWLKIKPNDKIFLPIRTNQITINKSQTPNKTNIQLKTAKKEKPKAEQSSKNKTLTYTIKPGDSLIRIAKKLHYSYKQLKEVNSGIDWSKIRPGQVINLPKEHAVAKKTPRPGEIGDGYYIVARGDTLRGIANRFGLSLQKLRELNPKIGNIIKPGDLIVIPKDLTEKIILSRKENLFIPPKYLVYSEVYRVKPGDSLWKIAKKFNTSIDIIKTLNDISGRNLRVGQVLFVPSLNLKESEKLKLRYSILNEERHALIKYAERFIGTPYRFGGNSLRHGIDCSAFVQKIYSKFNIRLPRTAEEQYRTAGIPISVKKLQPGDLLFFHTMNYAKVTHVAIYIGNGKFIHAAGRRSGVKISRFDRYYWKRFVGAKRILGVDTRYAYIRGGSG, from the coding sequence ATGTATGTCTTGAGGATCCTTTTAGCCTTAATCCTCCTGGCCCAGCCGGTCCTTGCAGATCAAATATACATAGTAAAAAGCGGCGACTCTTTAATAAAGATAGCCCACAAATTCGGCATTAAACCGTCTTTAATAAAACAGGCAAATCCCAACATCAACTGGCTAAAGATAAAGCCAAACGATAAGATCATAATACCCACGCAAGGCAAAAGGATATATTACACCGTCCAGAAGGGCGATAGCCTCATAAAGATAGCCAAAAAGTTAGGGTATTCGTATAAAGAGATTAAACGGGCAAACCCCAATGTGGATTGGCTAAAGATAAAGCCAAATGATAAGATATTCTTACCCATACGAACCAATCAAATAACAATCAACAAAAGCCAGACACCGAACAAAACAAACATACAGCTAAAAACCGCCAAAAAAGAAAAACCCAAAGCAGAGCAATCCAGCAAAAACAAAACCCTGACATACACAATAAAACCCGGCGATTCATTGATTAGAATAGCAAAGAAGCTGCACTATTCTTACAAGCAGCTAAAAGAGGTAAACTCCGGGATAGATTGGTCTAAAATCAGACCGGGTCAGGTTATAAACCTCCCGAAGGAGCATGCAGTTGCCAAAAAAACACCCAGGCCGGGCGAGATTGGCGATGGTTATTACATCGTGGCCAGAGGCGACACACTAAGGGGCATAGCCAACAGATTCGGCCTGTCATTGCAAAAGCTCAGGGAACTCAACCCCAAAATAGGCAATATCATAAAACCCGGTGATTTGATTGTTATACCCAAGGATTTAACGGAAAAGATCATACTAAGCAGAAAAGAAAACCTGTTCATACCGCCTAAATACCTCGTCTATTCTGAGGTTTACAGGGTAAAACCGGGCGATAGCCTATGGAAGATAGCCAAAAAATTCAACACAAGCATAGACATAATAAAAACCCTTAACGATATATCGGGCAGAAACCTGCGTGTTGGACAGGTGCTGTTCGTCCCGAGTCTAAACCTAAAGGAAAGCGAAAAACTAAAGCTCAGATACTCCATATTGAACGAGGAAAGGCACGCCCTGATCAAGTATGCAGAAAGATTTATAGGCACACCTTATAGGTTTGGCGGCAACAGCCTAAGGCACGGTATAGATTGCTCTGCATTTGTCCAAAAAATATACTCCAAATTCAACATAAGACTCCCAAGAACGGCAGAGGAGCAATACAGGACCGCCGGCATTCCGATTTCTGTTAAGAAACTCCAGCCGGGCGATTTGTTGTTCTTCCACACAATGAACTATGCCAAGGTAACGCATGTTGCCATATACATAGGAAACGGAAAATTCATACATGCTGCAGGAAGAAGAAGCGGTGTAAAGATCTCACGCTTCGATAGGTATTACTGGAAGAGATTTGTAGGAGCCAAAAGAATACTCGGAGTTGATACCCGTTATGCTTATATTAGGGGTGGATCCGGGTAG
- a CDS encoding NTP transferase domain-containing protein, with translation MQAVILAAGFGSRMGGALPKPLKPLFGLPLIDHNIIKLREIVGEENIIVVYSNKALADHIKERFPRIQLAFNSRPERENGYSLLFSEGLIKDNFILTMADHYFSDDFISNLRLDSPNKAFVSRFCDDRDEATKVKTEGIYITDIGKTLKDYDYFDTGMFFCNKDIFPYIEKLSKEREIVKLSDVFGAMAKEKKLTYQLIEGYWIDIDTQSELTKAERFIRNNLSKPTDGPVSKYINRKISTLITPLLIGRIKPNTLTLILSVMGIIPSILMAYGHFFLGGILTQLISSLDGCDGEIARITHTKSRLGGVLDSTLDRYSDSLIFFCSFMPFSGLLEAKIALLLTLAGTILISYTSHLTGCRPRFITRDVRLLLVMIGGILSLIRPIYMLHTMLFIGIVSHIGVFFNLLSFAKKEKTTKQNFAL, from the coding sequence ATGCAGGCAGTAATATTGGCAGCAGGGTTTGGAAGCAGGATGGGAGGGGCTTTGCCAAAACCGCTTAAGCCCCTCTTCGGCTTACCCTTAATAGACCACAACATCATAAAGCTAAGGGAGATCGTTGGTGAGGAGAACATAATCGTCGTCTATTCAAACAAGGCATTGGCAGACCACATAAAGGAGCGCTTCCCCAGGATTCAGCTGGCATTCAACAGTCGGCCAGAAAGGGAGAACGGATACAGCCTGCTGTTTTCAGAAGGACTCATAAAGGACAATTTTATATTAACCATGGCCGACCACTATTTCAGTGATGATTTTATCTCAAATCTAAGATTAGATTCGCCCAATAAGGCGTTTGTAAGCCGATTCTGTGATGATCGGGACGAAGCAACAAAGGTTAAAACAGAAGGCATCTATATTACAGACATAGGCAAAACATTAAAGGATTACGACTATTTTGATACAGGCATGTTCTTCTGCAACAAGGATATATTCCCATACATAGAAAAACTATCCAAAGAAAGGGAGATCGTAAAGCTGTCGGATGTCTTTGGAGCAATGGCAAAGGAGAAAAAACTGACATATCAATTAATAGAGGGATACTGGATAGACATAGATACGCAAAGCGAGCTAACAAAGGCAGAGAGATTCATAAGAAACAACCTATCAAAACCGACAGACGGCCCTGTATCCAAATACATAAACAGAAAAATCTCAACCCTCATAACACCCCTCCTAATAGGTCGCATAAAACCCAATACCTTAACCCTTATCTTAAGCGTAATGGGCATAATACCTTCTATTCTTATGGCCTATGGACACTTCTTCTTGGGCGGCATCCTAACGCAACTAATCTCATCATTAGATGGATGCGATGGTGAGATAGCCCGCATAACCCATACAAAAAGCAGGCTTGGAGGCGTTTTGGATTCAACGCTGGATAGGTATTCAGATAGCCTGATATTCTTCTGCTCTTTCATGCCGTTTTCCGGCCTATTAGAGGCAAAAATCGCCCTGCTTTTGACCCTTGCAGGGACTATATTAATCAGCTATACATCCCATCTGACAGGCTGCAGGCCAAGGTTCATAACACGGGATGTCAGACTGCTGCTTGTAATGATTGGAGGCATTCTATCGCTTATAAGGCCCATTTACATGCTCCATACGATGCTTTTTATCGGTATTGTTTCGCACATAGGGGTATTTTTCAATCTGTTATCCTTTGCAAAAAAAGAGAAGACAACCAAACAAAATTTTGCCCTTTGA